AACCCTTTTGGTGAATGAATAGAAAATATCAACCTGGATTGTCTGATTGGACCTAGATTGGTCATTAAGTTTTGGAACTTGTGGGTGTATGTTTTAAAACTCGCCGGTGCAAGTTTTGTAACTTGCATCTGTGCCATCCATCTCCGATCTGATGGCCCAAGTTGATCTTTTCTATTCTTGCACCATAAGGTCTGATTCTATTGTAGTCGTCCCCTTTAAGTTGCACTGACGAAAACTTGTTTCCAACAGCACCACGTATCTTTTTATGCTCAAAGAGGCCTAGTCATAAGAAGCAAGTTAatactttttattttctttcaagaAAACAATGAGATCAAGTTATTTTGAAATTCAAGAATTTTATGATTCGTTGGGAGGCCATATGTTATTTATTTGTACTTCAAAAGTGTTTTTTCTGCAGCACGAGGCAGTCGTGTGTTGGGAGAACAGTAGTATGCATATTGCAGTCTCAAGCATCTGAACAAATACAAAGTTGAGCACTAGGGTAGCCAGTTATATCAAGTGAGAGCAGtgattcggtgcccaggctcatcttcACCCGCGTTTaagaaaaaattcaaaacaaatactagaaaaattcaaaaaaatccaagcaaattttgcatggtagataatttggtgcgtgaggttcgttccaaatttcagatcatttggttatctgagtagctctcggcaaaaaagacaaatttggggtctgtaaaaaagtttactgttcatgtactgttcctacccaatttgtctttttttctgagagctactcatatgtccaaatgatctgaaatttggagcgcagctcacgcatcaaattatctaccatgcaaaaaagaattggaatttttttatttttttgaatattttgtgATTTTTTAATGTTGAAACAGTATCAGTACTTTTCTTGTTTGTGAAGACTATCACCAGAGCCCAGACATAACTCCCTCGTTTTGTGTTTCACTAGTCCCCGTGCTAGATGGCATCTTCTACTCTAAAACCAGGTGTGCCTATTACTTTGCAAGAGCTAGAGCCCTCCTCAGAGATGCTCAAGCAAGGGGCATCCCTCCGGGTAACAGGAATGTATGTGTGTAGGTGCTTCCTTCTGAAAAGTGCAAACTTCTGTGCTAACCTTTTTGGCTTGCAATTCTTTTAGCCTTCAGTCATATGATGTGGACTCTGCAGTTGCTGTCATTCAAGATGGCAGTGCTAGACTGAAGATTGATACTCAAAACCTGAGAGACATTAGTTTCCGCAGCAATTCCACGTTCCAGTTCATCGGTGAACTCCTGATCCAGCCAAACAACGATGTAATTTTTTCTCCTTCCAGATTTTGCCAGTCGGTTTGGTCTTAGTATCATTGGAACAATGCTACATGAAATTTGGTGCTTGCGTCCTGCAGGCGATTCTGCAAGCACGTGTGGGCAGGAATGTTGATGGACTTGACCTGAACCTCTACCAGCAGTCTTTGATCATCCGACGGCAACATGAAGCCAAACTACTAAGCTCCAGGAGGCCATGATCCAAAGCTGTGAACCAGGCTCAAAGCCTCACTTCAGTTTTTCTGAAGTATGGAGCATGTGAGAAAAGAATCACCTAACTCATGATGACCATGTTCTCCAGTTTGTTATAGAACCTACAAAGTGGTACTAGTAGTTGTTAACTGAGTTTCCTGAGCACAGATTATTCCTCGAGGGCCACCTCATTCTCAAGGCTATTTAAGCTATCAGGTCCATGAGCTCATATTGGTTGAGGGTCCACATATCTGTTTCACGTTGTTTTGTGGGCTGGCATTCCCTTTCAGCTCGACGGATGTGGCTGCAGAGTGATATCCTATTATTCTGAACAATTTGGAACCTGACAGGCTGTGTGGGGACAGATGGATGTGATGCCTACAAACCTTAATTTCTTTTAGTTAGTGATAGCGCTTCAGACTAATTACCGCTGGAGGCACATAAACCATGGGGAACTTACATGAGCAGCCGCATAATGGGAAGGTGTATATACACCTGATATGGGGGAAATTAATAATTAAAGAAGTCAATAAAGTTCAGAAGTATATTTTTGAATAAACTTGACTTTTTTTCACTAGTATATTTATTTTCACGAATAAAAACCCAGCATTGATAAGTCAATAAAATTCACACTAATTTGATCAAATATTTATTTGCCTTGAAGTCAATgcattttttcttttgttgttttttTATACAAGTGCAATGAAAGGTCAagtttttattaaaaaaacagTTTTTTATTTAATTATCACCCCCACCCACACATAACTGGGTACGGTCAGCAGACGGCAGTGCCGAACGAACGATTCGTTGGCCCCCCAGGGGTTTGATCGGCCGAACCCCATGTGTTCGCTCCAGCAGCTGGCCCAGTAAATTATTAAACGTGCAGAAAATAGGGGCTAGCCCCAATTAGCTATTTTTTAGAAGAAAAATTGACATAAAAAAATTTGTCATGTAAAAATAGTAGTGCATAGTAAGTTGCAAAAAAAAGTCATGTTCCGAAAATGAAAAAGTGTGAAATTGCACTATTAAGGAATTCTCTGGAGTCATACCCCATAGAGTCAATGAGACGGTGATCGTATTAATTCCAAAGCTGCCAAACCCCTCACGTCTCACTGACTTTAGACCCATCAGTTTATGTAACATGATCTACAAATTGTGGCCAAGTGCTTGATAAACAGGTTACGCCTTATATTGGATGACATTATTTTTCCCGCCCAAAGCGCTTTTGTACCTGGTCGTTTAATCATTGATAATGTTCTCCTGGAGTTTGAGTATCTGCATTTTATTCAGCAAGAGAAAAACCCGGATAACAGTTTTTGTGTTTACAAACTTGATCTGTCTAAGGCGTATGATCGTGTGGACTAGGGATTCTTGAAGCAAGCGATGGAAAAGTTAGGCTTCTCTTACCAGTGGGTACGGTGGATAATGTCGTGCATTACCTCAGTGAGATACTCTGTGAAATTAAATGGAGCCATCGTGGATTCGTTTGCACTGTCGCGTGGGCTTCGGCAAGGTGATCCCTTATccctgtttttgtttttatttgttgCTGATGGTCTCTCTTCCCTCCTCAGATAGGGTCTGGTGTCCAATAATTTTGAGCCTTTCAAAGTATGTAGAAGAGTGCCGGGGGTGTCATATCTCTTATTCACAGATGATACTCTATTATTTTTCAAAACTAATCAGAACCAAGCAACATTCATAAAAAGTGTGATACACAACTATCAACAAGCTACAGGGTAGCTTATAAATCCCGAGAAGTGTTGTGTACAATTTGGTGATGCATGTCCGGTGGACAACCAAGAGCTTGTAAGACACATCCTTGAAGTCCAACAACAGGATTTTGAAGGGAAATACCTCGGACTTCCGACGCCAGATGGGAGGATGCACCGTGGAAAATTCCAAAAATTACAAGAGAGCTTGGCGCGTCGCATTCTGGAATGGGGAGACGGCCTATCACAAGCAGCAAAAGAAACTATGATTGAGTCAGTggctcaggcaattccaacttatatcATGGAAGTGTTTATCGGTGTGTGAGGATCTCACAAGGCTAGTAAGGAATTTCTGGTGGGGAGCAAAAAACGGTAAACGCAAAACTCACTGAAAGGCATGGGACAAAATCACAGAACCGTAATGTAGGAGGCCTCGTTTTTCGTGACTTTCGGTTGTTCAACCAAGGTCTCTTGGCAAGGCAAGCGTGGACACTCCTAACAGCCCCGAGTCACTCTGTGCGAGAGTTCTTAAGGCAAAATATTACCCTAACGGTTCGTTGGAGGACACTGTTTTTGCAGGCAACGCATCACCAACATGGCAGGCCATTACATATGGTTTGGAGCTCCTAAAGAAGGGCATCATCTGGCGGGTGGGAGATGGCGAGCACATCCAGATTTGGAGGGACCCATGGACCCCTCGTCTATTCTCCTACCGACCCATCTCATTGCATGGTACATGCCGTCTCAGGCGTGTGGTGGAACTCCTGGATGACGAAGGGCGGCGGAACATGAATCTTCTCCAACAATACTTCTCACCCCTAGGTGTCCAAGCAATCATCTAGATCAAGGCATCCCCGCGTCGACTCGTCGACGACCTGGCATGGGCCCCGGACGCCAAGGGCAACTTTTCTTATCGGCTATGCCCATGATGACAAGCACTGCACATCTTCGTGCGCCACGAGCAGGGCACCAAACGACACACGTGTTGTCTGGGAAGCAttgtgggggtgccctgctccccctAAGGTACGAGTCTTTGCTTGGCGGTTGGCTACAAATTCACTTGCCATCATGGTTAATTTAAAATGGCGTAATATTGAGGTCACTAACACCTGTGTCATTTGTGGGACGGAATGTGAGGACACATTCCACGCCATGTGTAGATGCCCGCTTGCACAAGGCCTATGGAGAGCCATGGGAAACAATGGAGCATGCCGAGACTAGAAGATATCCAGAATACAGGAACAGAATGGCTGCTCCAACTACTGCACCAATGTTCGCCAGAAGAAAGGCTGCAAATCTTGATGACATTCTGAAGATCTTGGCATGNNNNNNNNNNNNNNNNNNNNNNNNNNNNNNNNNNNNNNNNNNNNNNNNNNNNNNNNNNNNNNNNNNNNNNNNNNNNNNNNNNNNNNNNNNNNNNNNNNNNNNNNNNNNNNNNNNNNNNNNNNNNNNNNNNNNNNNNNNNNNNNNNNNNNNNNNNNNNNNNNNNNNNNNNNNNNNNNNNNNNNNNNNNNNNNNNNNNNNNNNNNNNNNNNNNNNNNNNNNNNNNNNNNNNNNNNNNNNNNNNNNNNNNNNNNNNNNNNNNNNNNNNNNNNNNNNNNNNNNNNNNNNNNNNNNNNNNNNNNNNNNNNNNNNNNNNNNNNNNNNNNNNNNNNNNNNNNNNNNNNNNNNNNNNNNNNNNNNNNNNNNNNNNNNNNNNNNNNNTATCCAGCTACATTGATACTCTTCTCTCCATCAAGCAACATCCAGAGATGGACATAGTCAAAGGGAAAATGTCTATCTCATATGATAGTAAGAATACTGTTGTTGGGCCAAAGAAAGTCAGGAGGTGGCCGGCTGGCCCGATGCTCGCTGGTGCAAACCACCTCAGGGGTGGCATAAGCTGAATGATGGAGCCTTCGAGGAGCTTGGTGTTGGTGGAGCAGGGAAGATCCTACGCGATGATACGGGTAGTGTCATATACTCTTCTTGCCGCTACCTTAGAGCCTGCTCATCGGCTTTGGAGGCGGAGCTGGCGGCCTGCATGGAGGGCATCAACATCGCAAGTGCATGGAGTACGACCCAATGATCCTCGAGACTGGCAGTTTGGTTGCTGTCAACATGCTTAGAGAAAGACAGATAAATAGATCGTCATGTACGTCCTTTTTAGGGCAAATAAAGAAACTTCAGATGAGTGAGCATGCTACACATCATGTAGGTAGGAAGGGGAACATTGTAGCACATGAGCTAGCTAGGATGGGGAGAATAGAGCAGCGCCGTTTGGTTGCGTGGGGGGCGAATAATATTGGCAACTTATGCCAAGCAGACTATAATGATCCTCCTTAATCAATGAAAACCTTTCATTCGCAAAAAAGTTTATAATTAtggtgaaccaacctgtggttggatggttaggaggacagtggtatccttCGTCCACCAGGATTCAAATCCTAGTGCTCGCATTTATTcaggatttatttcaggatttcctaTGATGCACGTTCAATCAGAGGAGATGTTCCTGTCGACTACAAGGTgtctatggtgacttcataaaatctcaagatgatatgccggctcagtctctcaagGTGTGCGCGTGCGCATTTTTAGGGGTAAGTGTATGTGTGTATATTGAGCCCTTGCGTCTGTGTTTAAAAAATAAAATTGCGATTTAACCAAAGACATACAATTACAAAAAATGCAATGATTTTAAAGGACAAACATTTTCTATACTTACggcaattttgccatgtcattttatGTTAAGTTATGAAACTTGTCATGTTCCGGGACCCTAAATATCGAGCGTACGTTAGCATTTTTTTCTTTTGAGGGAAGCGTACGTCCAAACGcccgaaatcactagttgaggagtaaTTGTTGCAAAGATCACTGCAACTCCTCAGGTTG
This region of Triticum aestivum cultivar Chinese Spring chromosome 2D, IWGSC CS RefSeq v2.1, whole genome shotgun sequence genomic DNA includes:
- the LOC123052835 gene encoding CST complex subunit TEN1 isoform X2; translated protein: MASSTLKPGVPITLQELEPSSEMLKQGASLRVTGILQSYDVDSAVAVIQDGSARLKIDTQNLRDISFRSNSTFQFIGELLIQPNNDAILQARVGRNVDGLDLNLYQQSLIIRRQHEAKLLSSRRP